The DNA window AAACTAGTTGTTCAACTTGAAGGCGTGATGATAGAAACACCTCGCGATTTAGAAGATATCCAGGAAGATATCGATCAGCTGGGCAGCAGTTCTTATGATTACAATACAAAGAAAGCAGGCAAAGCGATTACAAGCCCTATTTCTGCATTATACCAACGCTTTAGCAAAGATGCCCAGCAGCAGAAAGAGTTAGCTCGACTGGAGAATGAGGCCATGAACCGAAAAGTGGTCAAGGATTTGCTGAATTATTACAATCAGGAGGGAATTATTGATCTTGCCAAAAAGGAATACGATTTTTTCATCAGTTTTTGTGATTTAAACGATCAATTTTTAAGCTATGCTTCGCAATATGATGTAGCAGTGAAAATCAAAAAGTGCTATCAAAATTTTGAACAGCGCTATCAAAAATATTAATCAGCAAGCTTGGAAACCCTACACATAAAAACTACTCGCACAGCCCGTTGTCAATTGCTATTGCCAAAAAGCAACAAGAGTGAAATAAATGAATGTTGGGTAGTTCTGCATGGCTACGCACAACTGGCATCAACATTTTTAAAATCTTTCGAAGCTTTTCAAACCGATCACAGAATCATTGCCGCTCCCGAAGGACTCAATCGCTTTTATGCCAAAGGTTTTAATGGAAATCCTGCCGCTACATGGATGACCAGTGAAGACCGCGAAAATGAAATTGAGGATTATTGCAATTATTTGCAAAAACTGTATGAGACCATAAAGCAACAATACAATCTAAATGCAGATTGCAAATTTGTTTTGCTCGGTTTTTCACAGGGAGTTGCCACACTCAGCAGATGGATAAATAGAATGGAACCAGATTTTGACATTTTGGTATTCTATGCAGGATCAATTGCGCATGATTTGGATTGGAAAAAATTTATTGTGCAGGTAAAGGGAAAATTGCACATCGTTTCGGGCGATGAAGATCCGTTTATCAGCGTGGAAAAACTGGAAGAAGTGCTGGAGGAATACCGCAACAAAGGCCTGAATTTTGAAATGCATTATTTTCACGGTGGGCATGAGATTGATACAAATGCGCTTGATTTTTTAAACGACTAAATTTTTCTCAAGTTTATAATGCGGAATACCCACTTCTTCAAAAGCCTCCCCTACTTGCTGGTATTTTAGTTTTTGGTAAAATGGCAATGCTGTGGCTCTGGCATGGCAATACATTTTTTTAAAACCTTTTTCTCTTGCATATTTTTCAGCAGCTGCAATCAATTTTTTGCCAATTCCTTTTGATTGATAAGCTTCATTAACAGCTACCTGACGCATTTTTATTTTTCCCTTAGATTCAGGAACCAGCACCAGGCAGGCAATGCAGTTTTCGCGATCAAAAAATGCCAGATGAAGCATGTTTGTTTCCTTTTCCAATTCTGCTTCTGAAAATTTTAACCCAAGTGGCTTTCGCAACAATAGGTCTCTGAGTGCCACCGTTTTCTTATAATCTAAACTGGCAAAATTTATCTTTTTGAGATTCAAGGCATTCATTTTGTAAATTTACAGTTCTGATTAAAAAACTAAACCATGAAAAATTTCAAATTTTTACTGCTTCCATTTCTATTACTTGCTTTTGCAGCTTGCGATAAAGATGATGATTCCGATAATGAGCCCGAAGAGCAAATGAGCTTCAAATTTAAATTTGATCCCAATCAGGAAAGACTGGGGAAATTTGGCGAACCGGAAAGCATTCCTCCTGAAAATGCAGCTCAATCTCCCCGCTTTAATGGCATGAGTGCACATTATGTAGAATTGGCCCCGGACAAATTCACTATGGTTGGTGAGGGTGTAGTGCTTTACAAAGCTCCTGAAACTTCGAAAGGTGGAGACAATGCCATTGATTTTGACAAAGCAGTTGTTAAGAAAAATGGCGAAACATTTCTCACTGTACCTTTAAGTGATATTCCTCCAGGAACTTATAAATACCTGAGAGTTTCACTGGGCTATCAGAATTTTGATATTGATTTTAATGCTGTTGGTAATAGTTTCACCGGGACGCTTGCCTCTTTTGTGGGATTCGAAACCTATATCACTTCTTTTGAAGTGGATGAAAAAACACATACTGTGAATGCCAATAAAAAGCAAGGCTATTGGGCATTTGAAACACACAATGTGCCTGCCCCATATGATAAAATAATTGATGATCAGGCTCCAGGCACTACTGTTGTAAATCCTATAAATAGTACATCACCAATACCTCCCGGCTCTTGTTTGGTAACCGGCACTTTTGATCCGCCCCTGGAAATTACCGGGGAAGAATCAGGGGTTGAAGTTACTGTTTCGCTTTCAACCAATAAGAGTTTTGAGTGGAAAGATGAAAATGGAAATGGTGAGTATGATGTAGACCAAGAGGAGCAGGTGGTTGATATGGGATTGCGTGGCTTGAAAGCTTTTGCAACTAAGAAATAAGCATCCTATTTTCTTTTATTCCTCGGGTGAAAGCTTAACAATGTATCTTTTAAATAGGCACTGTCGAGATGTGTGTATATTTCAGTGGTTGTAATAGATACATGTCCCAGCATTTCCTGCACTGCCCTCAAGTCTGCGCCACCTTCTACCAAATGTGTAGCAAAAGAATGGCGAAAAGTATGCGGGCTAATTTTTTTCTTAAGTCCTGCTTTTTCCGCCAGTTGCCTGATAATGGTAAAGATCATTACACGTGTAAGGGATTTTCCCCTGCGGTTTAGAAAGAGATGGTCTTCAAAATCTCTTTGAATTGCTTGATGCACGCGCACTTCCTCCATGTAAATTTTAATAAACTTAGCGGCATCTCTACCAATAGGTACCAGCCGCTCTTTATTTCCTTTGCCAGTTACTTTTATAAAACCCACATCAAAATACAAATTGGAGATGCGCAGTTCAGTGAGCTCAGACACTCGCAATCCACAACCGTAAAGCGTTTCAACAATCGCTTTGTTGCGCATTCCTTCAGCTTTGCTCAGGTCTATAGCCTCAATTATGCTTTGAATTTCCTCATAACTCAATACATCGGGAAGTTTTCTTGAAAGTTTTGGGCCTTCGAGCAGCTCGGTCGGGTCAATTGTGATAATGTCTTCCATTAGTAAATAACGGTAATAGGCCTTGATTCCTGAAATAATGCGTGCCTGCGACCTTTCATTGAGCAGCAATTCGTGAATATGACCGAGAAATTCCTGGAGCTCATTAAGTGTAATTTGATCCGCTCTTTTCCCTTCCAGCTGAATGCAGGAAAATTGAGCCAATTTATTGATGTCTCTGATATAGGCATCAACGGAATTGTGGGACAGTGAACGCTCTAATTGCAGATAGTGCTTAAAACCAATGATACTGCTCTTCCAGTCAATTGCTGCCATAGTTTTGCGAATGATGAATTTACCCGGATTGGCTGATTTTCTCTGGCAAACCTGTTATGTAACATACAAGTTTGTTTTTAGGCCAAGACGGGTTAAATTTATGAAAATAAAAATCAAGGCAAATGCACTGCCTTTTATTTATGGCAAAGAAAAAAATCATCATCATCAATGGGCCCAATTTAAATCTATTGGGAAAGAGAGAGCCGCATTTATATGGCTCGCAGGATTTCGAGTCCTATTTCAATGATTTGATAGAGTCCTACCCCGATCTTGATTTATATTATTACCAAAGCAATATTGAGGGTGAGCTGATTGATATGCTTCAAGAAGTAGGTTTTAGCTACGAAGGGATTATACTTAATGCCGGAGGATATACCCACACATCCGTTGCACTTGCAGATGCGGTTGCAGCCATTGATGCTCCAGTAATAGAAGTGCACATTACCAATCCTTATGCGCGTGAAGAAGTCCGCAGAAAATCTTTATTGAGCCAATATGCAATAGCTCTGATTGCCGGGTTTGGCTTGCAGGGCTATCGCTATGCTTTGGAATACTTTGACAGATAAACGCTGCTATTTCTGAATAATAAATTTCTCACTTGTCATTTCCTTACCCGATTGCAACTGAAGAATATACATTCCATTGCTCAGGTTTGCAGTATTGATCCTGAAGGTATTGCTTCCTGACAATGTGCCTGTTTCAAATTCTTTTACCAGCCTGCCCATCTGATCGTAAATCCTGATACTGCTTTGTTTGGCATCCAGGTTTTTTACCTCATAGCTCAGGTAGAGTTCATTTTGGGCGGGGTTGGGGTAGAATTTCAGGGTATTTCCTGATTCCATTTCTGAAATGGAAGTTTCTTCTTCAGGGATACTGACATCAGGTTCGGCCTTTAAATTGATGTAATCGGCCTGTACAACTTCTTTGGTAGAATTGTTCTGAACAAAAAACACTACTGCAAGTTCATCTTTGTCATAAACATTTTTAAGCCCCCATTTTCCTGATAAGCTAAGCATGTCTCCGTTCTGCATTGGATCCAGGCTTGTTCCAAATTGATTAGGCACCATGTACTTCATTACATAAGGAAAGTGGGTTTCACCATTCGTGCCCGGAGGGTTATTAAACCATATTTCTTCTTCTACTACTACCATATGTACTACATGCCCTACGGGTATATCACCTGTAGCATTGAGAACAGCGGAAAACTTGAGCGTATCATTATTTGCTGTATCTGTATGAAGTTCTATATTCAGGTCTTCAAATTGTGCAATTGTGGGGATTGTAACAGCAGATTCCAATGTGTCACTGGTAAAATACACTGGATGTTCTTTAAAGTAATTTCCGTTGTAAACCATATGGGGTACACCACTGATGTTTCCATAATAGCTCCTGCGGCTTTCAACATGTTGCGGGTTGTGGTCGTACATA is part of the Chitinophagales bacterium genome and encodes:
- a CDS encoding GNAT family N-acetyltransferase — translated: MNALNLKKINFASLDYKKTVALRDLLLRKPLGLKFSEAELEKETNMLHLAFFDRENCIACLVLVPESKGKIKMRQVAVNEAYQSKGIGKKLIAAAEKYAREKGFKKMYCHARATALPFYQKLKYQQVGEAFEEVGIPHYKLEKNLVV
- the xerD gene encoding site-specific tyrosine recombinase XerD, coding for MAAIDWKSSIIGFKHYLQLERSLSHNSVDAYIRDINKLAQFSCIQLEGKRADQITLNELQEFLGHIHELLLNERSQARIISGIKAYYRYLLMEDIITIDPTELLEGPKLSRKLPDVLSYEEIQSIIEAIDLSKAEGMRNKAIVETLYGCGLRVSELTELRISNLYFDVGFIKVTGKGNKERLVPIGRDAAKFIKIYMEEVRVHQAIQRDFEDHLFLNRRGKSLTRVMIFTIIRQLAEKAGLKKKISPHTFRHSFATHLVEGGADLRAVQEMLGHVSITTTEIYTHLDSAYLKDTLLSFHPRNKRK
- a CDS encoding type II 3-dehydroquinate dehydratase; translated protein: MHCLLFMAKKKIIIINGPNLNLLGKREPHLYGSQDFESYFNDLIESYPDLDLYYYQSNIEGELIDMLQEVGFSYEGIILNAGGYTHTSVALADAVAAIDAPVIEVHITNPYAREEVRRKSLLSQYAIALIAGFGLQGYRYALEYFDR